A single window of Onychomys torridus chromosome 8, mOncTor1.1, whole genome shotgun sequence DNA harbors:
- the B4galnt2 gene encoding beta-1,4 N-acetylgalactosaminyltransferase 2, translating to MSYCPSSLRSNIFNACCFFSVCSASSRFLWLLKISLMILGLAILLFIVRSVPFQAVFISFMSEFPKPGPGGSMMKLLPEKHLRNLFTYEGIWLFPKNQCDCDSGQLRRKYNFQGAYSQNDLPAVTVRRQMEFEHFQRRKGLPRPPPLLAPPNLPFGYPVHGVEVIPLHTILIPGLQYEGPDAPVYEVTLRAALGTLNTLADVPDNVVQGRGQKQLTISTSDRELLNFILQHVTYTSKVYQLHKVDMVSLESKSSVAKFPVTIKQPIVAKLYDPGSERKLRNLVTIATKTFLRPHKLKILLQSIRKYYPDLTVIVADDSKEPLEIKDDYMEYYFMPFGKGWFAGRNLAISQVNTKYVLWVDDDFLFDNKTKIEVLVDVLEKTELDVVGGSVQGNAFQFRLLLEQSENGDCLHQRWGGFQALDGFPRCVVTSGVANFFLAHTEQLQRVGFDPRLQRVAHSEFFVDGLGSLLVGSCPEVTVQHQSREPQKDPEMAALEKSYGTYRANTKAQVQFKLALHYFKNRLQCST from the exons ATGAGCTATTGTCCCAGCTCCTTGAGGTCAAACATTTTTAATGCATgttgctttttctctgtgtgttctgcCAGCTCCAGATTTCTGTGGCTCCTCAAGATCTCACTCATGATCCTAGGACTTGCCATTCTTCTATTTATAGTCAGAAGTGTGCCCTTTCAAGCAGTGTTCATCAGCTTCATGTCAGAGTTCCCGAAGCCTGGGCCGGGTGGCTCAATGATGAAGCTTCTACCTGAGAAGCACCTGAGGAACCTCTTTACCTATGAAGGCATCTG GCTCTTTCCTAAAAATCAGTGTGACTGTGACTCCGGCCAGCTTCgaagaaaatacaattttcagGGTGCTTATAGCCAGAATGACCTCCCAGCTGTGACTGTCAGGAGACAGATGGAATTTGAACACTTTCAGAGGAG AAAAGGGCTGCCCCGCCCACCAcctctgctggctccacccaATCTCCCCTTTGGATACCCAGTCCATGGAGTGGAGGTGATTCCCCTGCACACAATTCTCATCCCAG GCCTCCAGTATGAAGGGCCGGATGCCCCGGTCTATGAG GTCACGCTGAGAGCTGCTCTGGGGACACTAAACACCCTTGCTGATGTCCCAGACAATGTGGTGcagggcagaggccagaagcagcTGACCATTTCCACCAGTGACCGGGAGCTCCTGAATTTCATCCTTCAGCATGTGACATACACCAGCAAGGTGTACCAGCTTCACAAGGTGGACATGG tgAGTTTGGAGTCCAAGTCCTCAGTGGCCAAGTTTCCAGTGACCATCAAACAACCTATTGTAGCCAAGTTGTATGACCCTGGATCTG aGAGGAAGCTCAGGAACCTGGTGACCATTGCCACCAAGACTTTCCTCCGTCCCCACAAGCTTAAGATCCTGCTGCAGAGTATTCGAAAATATTACCCAGACTTAACTGTGATTGTGGCCGATGACAGCAAGGAGCCCCTGGAAATTAAAGATGACTACATGGAGTATTACTTCATGCCCTTCGGGAAG GGCTGGTTTGCTGGTAGGAACCTGGCCATCTCACAGGTGAACACTAAATACGTCCTCTGGGTGGATGATGACTTTCTCTTCGACAACAAGACCAAGATTGAGGTACTGGTGGATGTCCTGGAGAAAACGGAACTGGATGTG GTTGGTGGCAGCGTGCAGGGAAATGCGTTCCAGTTCAGGCTGTTGTTGGAGCAGAGCGAGAATGGGGACTGTCTTCACCAGAGGTGGGGAGGGTTCCAGGCCCTCGATGGCTTCCCCAGATGCGTGGTGACCAGCGGTGTGGCAAACTTCTTCTTGGCTCACACAGAACAACTCCAAAGAGTCGGTTTTGATCCTCGTCTGCAAAGAGTGGCTCACTCAG AGTTCTTTGTTGACGGGCTGGGGAGCCTGTTGGTGGGCTCGTGCCCAGAGGTGACTGTGCAGCACCAATCACGGGAACCACAGAAGGATCCAGAGATGGCTGCCTTGGAGAAGTCTTATGGCACATACCGGGCCAACACCAAGGCTCAGGTCCAGTTCAAGCTAGCTCTCCACTACTTCAAGAACCGTCTGCAATGCTCCACTTAG